The following proteins are encoded in a genomic region of Dyadobacter sp. UC 10:
- a CDS encoding helix-turn-helix transcriptional regulator yields the protein MKESKKMLKTVSLDTMIDKHIGAIGTEKRDAFENELRIELLGNAIKAARLERQLTQEQLGELVGVQKAQISKLENSVTNARFETILKVFAALGARVKFSVEMID from the coding sequence ATGAAAGAATCTAAAAAAATGCTCAAAACCGTGTCTCTGGACACAATGATCGACAAGCACATTGGCGCGATCGGTACCGAAAAACGGGATGCTTTCGAAAATGAACTGCGGATAGAGTTGCTGGGAAACGCAATCAAAGCCGCGCGGCTTGAACGCCAGCTCACCCAGGAACAGCTTGGAGAGCTGGTTGGGGTTCAGAAGGCACAGATTTCTAAACTGGAAAATAGCGTTACCAATGCCCGTTTTGAGACGATATTAAAGGTTTTTGCTGCGCTGGGTGCAAGGGTTAAGTTTTCGGTGGAGATGATTGATTAA
- a CDS encoding GNAT family N-acetyltransferase, translating to MEHILDNPVWHALETENGHLGHISGAAACFAPAVSPFVALAELTPENLLNLYLAVPFDNTVILVSNTKMSIGGPWANVLRIPGHQMLFQEEYPQAAEGGEPVALEEKHVPQMLALTQLTNPGPFLPRTIDFGHYEGIFNDSQLISMAGQRLHVPGFAEISAVCTDPGYLGKGFARQLVMRQVRRIMDASEIPFLHVKANNLRAIQVYESLGFKFRTEIHFYALTKKS from the coding sequence ATGGAACATATTTTGGACAACCCGGTCTGGCATGCGCTTGAAACTGAAAATGGTCATCTCGGCCACATATCCGGAGCCGCCGCCTGTTTTGCTCCCGCCGTTTCGCCTTTCGTAGCTCTCGCCGAACTTACCCCGGAGAACCTGCTCAATTTGTACCTCGCCGTACCTTTTGACAATACGGTGATCTTGGTAAGCAATACAAAAATGAGCATCGGCGGCCCCTGGGCCAATGTGCTGCGTATTCCCGGGCACCAGATGCTGTTCCAGGAAGAATATCCGCAGGCTGCGGAAGGCGGCGAGCCGGTAGCATTGGAGGAAAAGCATGTACCCCAGATGCTGGCGCTCACGCAGCTCACAAATCCTGGTCCATTTTTACCACGAACTATTGATTTTGGGCACTACGAGGGTATTTTTAATGACAGCCAACTTATTTCAATGGCGGGCCAGCGGCTTCATGTCCCGGGGTTCGCCGAGATCAGCGCAGTCTGTACCGACCCTGGTTATTTGGGCAAAGGGTTTGCGCGCCAGCTGGTAATGCGGCAGGTGCGCCGCATTATGGATGCTTCGGAAATTCCTTTTCTGCACGTAAAAGCTAATAATCTACGGGCGATCCAGGTTTATGAATCGCTGGGTTTTAAATTTCGTACTGAAATTCATTTTTACGCGCTTACCAAAAAGTCATAG
- a CDS encoding sugar phosphate isomerase/epimerase family protein, protein MKIRNLLLLASAFFLSGQLFAQKGKPLFPQMPGMVSYTYRASLAKDAAATLDTLQKLGIKDMEFSNLFGKTAAELRKLLDERGMKCSSFGVSYEDALNKTQQVGENAKTLGAKFVRVAWIPHKGPFTLEMADKTIADFNTIGKKLKDEFGLTFCYHNHGYEFEKHENGTLMDYIIQKTDPQYVSFELDVLWAFFPGGDPAALLLKYPKRFKLMHMKDLRKGVEGNLSGGTPVTNDVALGTGQLDIPGILKAAKKSAIEHYYIEDESPSYATQVPQTMAYLKSLRY, encoded by the coding sequence ATGAAAATCAGAAACCTGCTGTTGTTAGCCTCTGCTTTTTTCCTAAGCGGTCAGCTTTTTGCACAAAAAGGAAAGCCATTGTTCCCGCAGATGCCGGGAATGGTATCCTATACCTACCGTGCCAGCCTTGCAAAAGACGCTGCGGCGACGCTGGATACCCTGCAAAAACTGGGTATTAAAGACATGGAATTCTCAAACCTGTTTGGGAAAACCGCCGCAGAACTCAGAAAGTTACTGGACGAACGCGGAATGAAATGCTCGTCTTTCGGGGTGAGTTATGAGGATGCGCTCAACAAAACGCAGCAGGTAGGGGAAAATGCGAAAACGCTCGGCGCTAAGTTTGTCCGGGTGGCGTGGATCCCTCATAAAGGTCCTTTCACGCTGGAAATGGCAGACAAAACCATTGCAGATTTTAATACGATCGGCAAAAAACTGAAAGACGAATTCGGGCTCACATTCTGTTACCATAACCACGGCTACGAGTTCGAAAAGCATGAAAACGGTACTTTGATGGATTATATCATTCAAAAAACAGACCCTCAATACGTCAGCTTTGAGCTGGATGTGCTTTGGGCATTTTTTCCGGGTGGAGACCCTGCCGCATTGTTGTTGAAATACCCGAAACGTTTCAAGCTCATGCACATGAAGGATCTGCGAAAAGGAGTGGAGGGCAATCTTTCGGGCGGTACGCCGGTGACAAACGACGTTGCATTGGGTACCGGGCAGCTGGATATACCGGGTATCCTGAAAGCAGCTAAAAAATCGGCTATCGAACATTATTATATTGAAGACGAAAGTCCGAGCTACGCTACGCAGGTGCCGCAAACGATGGCATACCTGAAAAGTCTGAGGTACTGA
- a CDS encoding NUDIX hydrolase gives MNSPSEQNYIEQLSIDCVIFGYHNRQLKVLVPKLNFHGDFRALPSGFVTQHEDIDAAADRITRQRTGMQDIYLDQFHVFGKAGRSNEAFIKRLIELNQEKLAAKGLNKKEYDWITKRFVSIGYYALVDINKVTPEKTNIDASIDWYDIRQLPPMIMDHNEIVAKALDNLRVNMDEKLIAFRLLGETFTMKEVQELYETVFDKPFARNNFQKKILDMNVLERLEKKFTGAANKAPFLYRLRA, from the coding sequence ATGAATTCCCCCAGTGAACAGAATTATATCGAGCAGCTATCCATCGATTGCGTCATTTTCGGATATCATAATCGCCAGCTGAAAGTACTTGTACCAAAGCTTAACTTCCACGGAGATTTCCGGGCACTACCGAGCGGTTTTGTGACTCAGCATGAAGATATTGACGCCGCTGCCGACAGAATCACCCGGCAGAGAACAGGTATGCAGGATATTTATCTCGATCAGTTTCATGTATTCGGAAAAGCGGGCCGGAGCAATGAGGCTTTTATCAAAAGACTGATCGAGCTTAACCAGGAGAAGCTGGCTGCAAAGGGTTTGAATAAAAAGGAATATGACTGGATAACCAAAAGATTCGTTTCAATAGGCTATTACGCACTCGTAGATATTAATAAGGTGACACCAGAGAAAACGAACATCGACGCCTCGATCGACTGGTATGATATCCGGCAGCTGCCACCTATGATCATGGACCATAACGAGATCGTCGCGAAGGCACTCGATAATCTTCGGGTCAATATGGACGAAAAACTGATCGCATTCAGGTTACTCGGGGAGACATTCACGATGAAAGAGGTCCAGGAGCTGTACGAAACTGTCTTCGACAAACCCTTCGCGCGAAACAACTTCCAGAAGAAAATCCTCGATATGAATGTGCTGGAACGGCTTGAAAAAAAATTCACCGGAGCCGCGAATAAAGCGCCGTTTTTGTACAGGCTTAGAGCTTAG
- a CDS encoding efflux RND transporter permease subunit, translated as MFQKFIERPVLSTVISILILLLGIISLTTLPITKFPDIAPPTVQVTAVYPGANAEVVARAVATPIEEAVNGVENMTYMTSSSNNDGTMALNVYFSQGTDPDIAAVNVQNRVSKAISQIPQEVVQAGISTQKQQNSIIMFVALSSEDSTYDETFLLNYIKINLVPQLQRIPGVGQAQPFGTRDYSMRIWLKPDRLAAYGLSPQEVTAAIREQSLEAAPGRLGESSSQVFEYVLKYKGKLTQNSEYEDIIIKANSDGSVIRLKDLARVEFGSYTYSSNGKLNGDASSGVAVFQTAGTNANEILIQAEALLADFEKTLPKGMKTTIMYNSKDFLDESIGQVRTTLFEAFILVFIVVFIFLQDFRSTLIPAIAVPVAIVGTFFFMQLFGFTINFLTLFALVLAIGIVVDDAIVVVEAVHSKMELTGLPAKQATTESMNEISGAIISITLVMAAVFVPVGFMQGPAGVFYRQFAFTLAIAILISALNALTLSPALCALFLKNPHADAHDPNHKKGFSARFFAAFNAGFQTMTDRYIKSLQFLIRQKWVTIAGLVIITGSTLWLTQKTPTGFIPTEDQGFLLYALNTPPGSSLDRTHKAMAQVDSIVKQSPISDQRYIVEGMNIISNSNASPYGVGFIRMKPKSERGEVQDFDQIVAMMSQKVRAVNDANAFFFTFPTVDGFGNVSGFEFMLQDRGNGSLEKLSTTTNEFLAALMKKKEIAYAFTTFATANPQYMLEVDNAKAKQLNVPVNELLQTLQIYYGSSFVSDFNRFGKYYRVMAQADASYRADPSSLNNIYVKNTEGEMVPANQLVKLKRVFGPETVTRNNLYNAVAINGTPKPGYSTGDAIRAVKETADEVLPNNYKTEWTGMTREEINAGSQILIIFVLSLVFVYFLLAAQYESYILPLAVILTIPLGVFGVMLFINFFGIENNIYVQVGLIMLIGLLAKNAILIMEYAVQRRRAGMSIIESALEASKLRLRPILMTSFAFIVGLIPLMRATGGSALGNRSIGTGAVGGMLTGVIFGIFVIPVLYVIFQYLQEKVVPRKKEVEVEVLHD; from the coding sequence ATGTTCCAGAAATTCATAGAAAGGCCTGTCCTTTCGACGGTTATCTCCATCCTGATATTACTGCTGGGGATCATCTCACTCACTACTTTGCCCATCACCAAATTCCCGGACATCGCGCCGCCGACCGTACAGGTAACCGCCGTATATCCGGGTGCGAACGCCGAAGTAGTAGCCCGCGCGGTGGCAACACCGATCGAGGAGGCTGTAAACGGGGTCGAGAATATGACTTACATGACCTCGTCTTCCAACAATGACGGCACCATGGCGCTGAATGTCTATTTCAGTCAAGGTACCGACCCGGATATTGCAGCCGTAAACGTCCAGAACCGTGTTTCCAAGGCGATCAGCCAGATTCCCCAGGAGGTGGTTCAGGCCGGTATCTCTACCCAGAAGCAGCAAAACAGTATCATCATGTTCGTTGCGCTTTCGAGCGAGGATAGTACTTATGACGAGACGTTTTTGTTGAATTATATTAAAATAAATCTGGTACCGCAGCTGCAACGTATACCGGGGGTCGGTCAGGCGCAGCCGTTCGGTACGCGCGACTATTCGATGCGGATCTGGCTCAAACCGGACCGCCTCGCAGCTTACGGATTATCACCACAGGAGGTAACTGCGGCGATTCGTGAGCAAAGTCTGGAAGCGGCCCCGGGGCGGCTTGGCGAGAGCAGCTCGCAGGTTTTTGAATATGTTTTGAAATACAAAGGGAAGCTTACCCAGAATTCGGAATATGAAGATATCATTATCAAAGCGAATAGCGACGGGTCGGTGATCCGGTTGAAAGACCTGGCGAGGGTTGAGTTTGGCTCCTATACCTATTCCTCCAACGGAAAACTGAACGGGGACGCTTCTTCTGGTGTGGCGGTATTTCAGACTGCCGGTACCAATGCAAACGAGATCCTGATCCAGGCAGAAGCGTTACTGGCTGATTTTGAAAAAACCCTTCCAAAGGGAATGAAAACGACCATTATGTACAACTCGAAAGACTTTCTGGACGAATCGATCGGGCAGGTACGAACAACGTTATTCGAAGCATTTATCCTCGTTTTTATCGTCGTATTCATCTTTTTACAGGATTTCCGTTCTACCCTGATCCCTGCGATTGCCGTTCCGGTAGCGATTGTCGGTACGTTTTTCTTCATGCAGCTTTTCGGTTTTACGATCAACTTCCTTACCCTTTTCGCATTGGTACTCGCAATCGGAATTGTGGTCGATGATGCGATTGTGGTCGTCGAGGCGGTGCATTCCAAAATGGAGCTGACGGGACTGCCTGCGAAACAGGCTACCACTGAATCGATGAACGAGATTTCCGGTGCGATCATTTCTATCACGCTCGTCATGGCGGCGGTGTTTGTTCCGGTAGGATTTATGCAGGGTCCGGCGGGGGTATTTTACAGGCAGTTTGCATTTACATTAGCCATTGCAATTCTAATTTCAGCGCTCAATGCCTTGACGCTGAGCCCCGCCCTCTGCGCATTGTTCCTGAAAAACCCGCATGCAGATGCACATGACCCGAATCACAAAAAAGGATTTTCGGCGAGGTTCTTTGCAGCATTCAATGCCGGATTTCAGACGATGACCGACCGCTATATTAAAAGTCTGCAATTCCTGATCCGCCAGAAATGGGTTACTATCGCAGGTTTGGTGATTATCACAGGATCGACACTTTGGCTTACCCAAAAAACCCCGACCGGATTTATCCCGACCGAAGACCAGGGCTTCCTGCTTTACGCGTTGAACACACCTCCTGGAAGCTCGCTCGACCGTACGCACAAGGCGATGGCGCAGGTGGACAGCATTGTCAAACAGTCGCCCATTTCCGACCAGCGGTATATTGTGGAAGGGATGAATATTATCTCCAATTCCAATGCGTCACCTTATGGGGTTGGATTTATTCGCATGAAACCTAAGTCGGAACGCGGCGAGGTTCAGGATTTCGATCAGATCGTGGCAATGATGTCGCAGAAAGTGAGGGCTGTGAACGACGCGAATGCATTCTTTTTCACCTTCCCTACTGTGGATGGTTTCGGTAATGTGAGTGGGTTTGAATTCATGTTACAGGATCGTGGAAACGGTTCTCTGGAGAAATTAAGCACCACCACCAACGAGTTTCTGGCTGCATTGATGAAGAAAAAAGAGATCGCCTACGCATTTACTACTTTCGCGACAGCTAACCCGCAATATATGCTGGAAGTGGACAACGCGAAGGCGAAACAGTTGAATGTACCTGTGAATGAACTGCTTCAAACTTTGCAGATCTATTACGGCAGCAGCTTTGTTTCAGATTTTAACCGTTTTGGTAAATATTACAGGGTTATGGCGCAGGCAGATGCTTCCTATCGTGCCGATCCTTCCTCTCTGAACAATATCTACGTTAAAAATACCGAGGGTGAGATGGTACCGGCTAACCAGCTGGTGAAGCTGAAACGCGTTTTCGGGCCGGAAACTGTGACGCGCAACAACCTGTACAATGCAGTGGCGATCAACGGAACGCCGAAGCCGGGTTACAGTACGGGCGACGCGATCCGCGCCGTGAAAGAAACGGCGGACGAGGTACTTCCCAACAATTACAAAACCGAATGGACCGGTATGACGCGCGAGGAAATCAATGCGGGTTCGCAGATATTGATCATTTTCGTGCTGAGCCTTGTATTCGTCTATTTTCTTCTGGCTGCACAGTATGAGAGCTATATTCTGCCGCTCGCTGTGATCCTGACCATTCCGCTCGGCGTGTTCGGCGTCATGTTGTTTATCAATTTCTTTGGTATTGAAAACAACATTTATGTGCAGGTCGGGCTGATCATGCTGATCGGATTGCTGGCCAAAAACGCGATCCTGATCATGGAATACGCGGTACAAAGACGCCGCGCAGGAATGAGTATTATCGAATCGGCGCTCGAAGCTTCAAAGCTGCGTTTAAGACCGATTTTGATGACCTCATTTGCATTCATTGTGGGATTGATACCATTGATGCGTGCAACAGGCGGCTCCGCTTTGGGTAACCGTTCGATCGGCACAGGCGCAGTCGGCGGGATGCTTACGGGTGTAATTTTCGGGATTTTTGTGATCCCGGTACTGTACGTGATCTTCCAGTATCTGCAGGAAAAAGTTGTCCCGAGAAAAAAGGAGGTCGAAGTGGAAGTATTGCACGATTAA
- a CDS encoding type II toxin-antitoxin system RelE/ParE family toxin, translating to MEKRFDVQLLPEAVAFLEELDGRARVKIYYNIRKSQCISDVELFKKLDKHIWEFRTIYKGIAYRLFAFWDPTAARDTVVIATHGILKKTNKTPQKEIEKAENIRKHYLKERQ from the coding sequence ATGGAAAAAAGATTTGATGTACAATTGCTGCCGGAGGCTGTTGCATTCCTGGAAGAGCTTGACGGGAGAGCGAGGGTAAAGATTTATTACAACATCAGAAAGTCACAATGCATATCTGATGTGGAACTCTTCAAAAAGCTCGACAAGCATATTTGGGAGTTCAGGACAATCTATAAAGGAATAGCGTACAGGCTGTTTGCATTTTGGGATCCGACTGCTGCCAGAGATACTGTTGTTATAGCAACACATGGTATTTTAAAGAAAACCAATAAAACGCCTCAGAAGGAAATTGAAAAAGCAGAAAATATCAGGAAACACTATTTAAAGGAAAGACAATGA
- a CDS encoding efflux RND transporter periplasmic adaptor subunit, whose product MKKNQLNFTQQIITGFLIAASVGGLYSCGSTTANAPATPPPAQALPVLTVSDHQVTAYREFTASIEGSRDIEIRPQVDGYLDRISVDEGAYVKKGQTLFHIDARPYQEQLNTANASLQSAKAALESAAINVEKLTPLVANNVVSDVQLKTAKAAQDAARANVLQAQAAVDAAKINVGYTSIKAPADGYIGTIPFKTGSLVGKSTMEALTVLSETKDIHVYFSMSELDFLEFKKQFPGNTIEQKIKHIPAVELLLADNSVYPQKGKVEIVEGQFDKTMGAINFRATFPNVNGLLRSGNTGRIKIPRELTKSVLIPQEATFELQDKVFVYTVLDSNKVEGRPVTVSDRSGHYYLISKGLKPGEKIVYNGLDRLRDGMAIAPQKMSMDSLLIANPI is encoded by the coding sequence ATGAAAAAGAACCAGTTAAACTTCACGCAACAAATTATAACCGGCTTTTTGATCGCAGCGTCCGTGGGCGGGCTGTACAGCTGCGGGTCCACGACCGCGAATGCGCCCGCAACCCCGCCACCCGCACAAGCTCTGCCCGTATTGACGGTAAGCGACCACCAGGTTACTGCGTACCGCGAATTCACCGCTTCGATCGAAGGCAGCCGGGACATTGAAATCAGGCCGCAGGTGGACGGTTACCTTGACCGCATTTCGGTAGACGAAGGCGCCTATGTAAAAAAGGGACAAACCTTGTTTCATATTGACGCAAGGCCGTACCAGGAACAATTGAACACAGCCAATGCGAGTTTGCAATCAGCGAAAGCGGCTTTGGAAAGTGCAGCCATCAATGTAGAAAAACTCACGCCGCTGGTAGCCAACAATGTAGTTTCCGATGTACAGCTTAAAACGGCAAAAGCGGCCCAGGACGCAGCGAGAGCCAATGTTTTGCAAGCACAGGCGGCTGTGGACGCGGCGAAGATCAATGTCGGATACACGTCCATTAAGGCACCGGCTGACGGATATATCGGTACAATTCCATTCAAAACGGGTAGTCTGGTTGGAAAAAGCACGATGGAAGCGCTGACGGTTTTGTCGGAAACAAAAGATATTCACGTTTACTTTTCAATGAGCGAACTGGATTTTCTTGAATTCAAAAAACAGTTTCCAGGTAATACGATCGAGCAAAAAATCAAGCACATCCCGGCTGTGGAGCTGCTGCTGGCAGATAACAGCGTGTACCCGCAGAAAGGAAAAGTCGAGATCGTGGAAGGACAATTTGACAAAACAATGGGGGCAATCAATTTCCGCGCAACCTTCCCGAATGTGAACGGACTGTTACGTTCAGGCAATACCGGTAGGATCAAAATCCCGCGCGAGCTAACCAAATCTGTGCTTATTCCACAGGAGGCGACCTTTGAATTGCAGGACAAAGTATTCGTCTACACCGTGCTCGACAGCAACAAAGTGGAAGGCAGGCCTGTGACGGTATCCGACCGCAGCGGTCACTACTACCTGATTTCGAAAGGCTTAAAACCTGGTGAGAAGATTGTTTACAACGGTCTTGACAGGCTTCGTGACGGAATGGCGATTGCGCCGCAGAAAATGTCCATGGATAGTCTGCTGATTGCCAACCCGATCTGA
- a CDS encoding TetR/AcrR family transcriptional regulator has translation MGITERKIRQKENMRTNILAVALRLVKEEGWQSLSIRKIADAIEYSVPVIYDHFANKEDILYELSLDGFRLLERILEKNKRNIRDPRELLKAHAESYWNFAFKNPEYYQLMYGLGMPCSGSGKVKPELNCFRNHIGEAIEKIVTEKKSTDDETCFKIHAFWSVLHGLISIMMMRCSDIDDSTMNKKVMDDTVEAFIKNL, from the coding sequence ATGGGCATCACGGAAAGAAAGATCAGGCAGAAAGAAAATATGCGGACCAATATCCTGGCAGTTGCATTGCGGCTGGTGAAGGAAGAGGGTTGGCAATCGTTGTCTATCAGGAAAATAGCTGATGCCATCGAATACAGCGTTCCGGTTATTTATGACCACTTCGCAAACAAAGAAGATATCCTTTATGAGCTCTCCCTCGACGGTTTCCGCCTTTTGGAACGGATACTCGAAAAGAATAAGCGTAACATCCGTGACCCCCGGGAGCTGCTCAAAGCGCATGCTGAGTCTTACTGGAACTTTGCTTTCAAAAACCCGGAATATTACCAATTAATGTATGGCCTTGGAATGCCCTGCTCCGGATCCGGAAAAGTAAAGCCAGAGCTGAATTGTTTTCGAAACCACATCGGAGAAGCGATTGAAAAAATTGTTACCGAAAAAAAATCCACCGATGATGAAACTTGCTTCAAAATTCATGCGTTCTGGTCGGTACTACACGGTTTAATCTCCATTATGATGATGCGCTGCTCGGATATCGACGATTCTACCATGAACAAAAAAGTGATGGATGACACAGTAGAAGCATTCATCAAAAACCTATAA